The window GATCGCTTGTTGTAATGAGCCAGGCGGGAGGCCTCGGAGGCGATGCGCTCGAAGATGTCGTTGACGAACGAGTTCATGATGCTCATGGCCTTGGAGGAGATGCCGGTGTCGGGGTGCACCTGCTTGAGCACCTTGTAGACGTAGATGGCGTAGCTCTCCCTCCtggtcttcctcttcttcttggttCCTTTGCCGGCGGTCTTGGTGACGGCCTTCTTGGAGCCCTTCTTGGGCGCGGACTTCGCGGGTTCAGGCATGGTTCGAGTCGGTGTGTTCTGCTGAGGAGGGGGCGAGTTTTCTTATAGGCGCTCCGAGCTAATGTGAGTGCGCCGTAACCCGGCTGCGATTGGCTGAGCCGCTCAGACGTTAAACGGGgcgtttccatggaaacaagGGGCGGACTAGAGAAACAAGCGAGgagaaaaggagaaggagagacTCAGCTGTTCGTCTAAATCATCTAGATTAAAGGATTGagctaaaacatttttctgtgatCCAGGATTAAAGAGTAAAGAtctttgagtttaaaacaaagcggctaaaagtaaaaaacatgtAGTTTATAGGAATCAATGCAAAGTGAAAAGGTGTGATGGCTTTCAAAGGATAAAAAAGATCAGTTTACTAGTTTTcttcttaaacaaaaatgccCACATTTAATTGTATATATTTGTTGTATCCGAGTACAAATATCAGCACTGGTGAAGcttcaaaaagtcaaacaaacatacagcagAAAGATGTGCCTTttcatttagctttattttttaaagtcgttctgaaagtaaaaataaacaaccacaaaggaaaagaagacaagacatcaaaacagacaaattgaCTGAAACAGGAAACGTATCTTACAACTAGGTGTTCAAGTATATATTCTTCCTGTAGtttgtcaatatttttaaaacttttagtgtCGAGTTTGGTCACAGGACCTTTTGTGACAAGGGGCATGAGCTACATTTATAAATTTGATGTAGTGTTGTGAAATATGTAgacattttagtgtttcctTACCCACACTTCATTTTATGACTTATCAGTTTAAATGTATCATTAATTTAAAAGTCATGAATCCATTTTTATCAGCTTTATAATTAACCATTGAGGCGCTCAGCTCTGTCAGAGGGTTGGGCGGCCCTGAAAAGGACCTTTGTTGTTTGCGGGGAGCAGCAGCTGAGCTCAGCCTCCGAAGCCGTAGAGAGTTCGGCCCTGTCTCTTGAGGGCGTAGACCACATCCATGGCGGTGACAGTCTTCCTCTTGGCGTGCTCGGTGTAGGTGACGGCGTCCCGGATGACGTTCTCCAGGAAGACCTTCAACACACCGCGGGTCTCCTCGTAGATGAGACCCGAAATGCGCTTGACTCCGCCGCGGCGGGCCAAGCGGCGGATGGCTGGCTTGGTGATGCCCTGGATGTTATCA of the Kryptolebias marmoratus isolate JLee-2015 linkage group LG3, ASM164957v2, whole genome shotgun sequence genome contains:
- the LOC108247221 gene encoding histone H2B 1/2-like, whose translation is MPEPAKSAPKKGSKKAVTKTAGKGTKKKRKTRRESYAIYVYKVLKQVHPDTGISSKAMSIMNSFVNDIFERIASEASRLAHYNKRSTITSREIQTAVRLLLPGELAKHAVSEGTKAVTKYTSSK